The Vibrio astriarenae genome contains a region encoding:
- a CDS encoding TRAP transporter permease: protein MPESKSSFLVNIPMKIAALAAIALSVFQIWQGITAEISAPVFRPIHLSWVIVLVFLTHPLFSSNKGGFAFKIGRIVDTLLSIAIIWSAWRIAKFDYDDIMFLIEGVGEIDKIAGCITIVLLLEATRRTVGMVMVAIALLFLGYAMFGNYLPAAIASNGFPLEDIIRFHIFSTNGVYGAPLAIAAGVVFIFVLFGAFLQVTGAGNFFIDAAFAIAGKYRGGPAKASVISSAALGSISGSAIANTVTTGSLTIPMMKKLGYKPEQAAGIEAAASTGGQIMPPVMGAGAFVMAQFTGIPYSEILIVSIMPAIIYFACTLLYVHIMACKLGLKGMDNYEKLMVVLERGWHFLVPLVLITALLMMSYSPVLVGIAGCAAILIASMLRKHSRITFALFFEGMKQGAILALPISVACATAGIVVGVVGQTGIGLQFTQFLIALSGGYLFSALALIALAAVILGMGLPVTAAYIVLSIMAVPTLLDFGVSLLAAHMIVFWLSQTSNVTPPIALAAFAGAGIAKSSPMRSAVQAFKLAQGFFLIPMMMAFSGLIWVDGEVASFVLATLSTIALIIAFAGSIEGYMFGRLTGVERIIWLVTAIVMVFGTAALEIGGMIVLAGLVAWNMRKSQSVATAT from the coding sequence ATGCCAGAGTCTAAGTCGTCTTTTCTGGTTAATATCCCAATGAAAATAGCCGCGCTTGCGGCTATTGCTTTGTCTGTGTTCCAGATTTGGCAAGGGATCACTGCCGAAATATCTGCTCCTGTGTTTCGCCCAATTCACTTAAGTTGGGTGATTGTTTTGGTCTTTCTTACCCACCCGTTATTTTCATCCAATAAAGGTGGCTTCGCATTCAAGATAGGGCGTATCGTTGATACGCTCTTGTCGATCGCCATTATCTGGTCTGCATGGCGAATTGCTAAGTTCGATTACGATGACATCATGTTTTTAATAGAGGGTGTTGGAGAGATCGATAAGATCGCTGGGTGTATCACCATAGTGCTGCTGCTTGAAGCGACGAGGCGTACGGTGGGCATGGTGATGGTGGCCATCGCGCTGCTGTTTTTGGGCTATGCGATGTTTGGTAACTATTTGCCAGCAGCTATTGCCAGTAATGGTTTTCCACTGGAAGACATCATTCGTTTCCACATCTTCTCAACCAATGGCGTGTACGGCGCACCGCTTGCAATTGCTGCAGGGGTCGTCTTCATCTTTGTATTGTTTGGGGCATTTTTGCAGGTCACGGGCGCAGGTAACTTCTTTATTGATGCCGCGTTTGCGATTGCGGGTAAATATCGTGGTGGTCCAGCAAAAGCGAGTGTCATCTCTTCTGCGGCATTGGGGTCGATTTCCGGCTCTGCGATTGCCAATACGGTGACCACTGGCTCGCTCACTATCCCGATGATGAAAAAACTGGGTTACAAGCCTGAACAAGCAGCGGGGATTGAAGCGGCAGCCTCCACTGGCGGGCAGATTATGCCACCGGTGATGGGGGCGGGTGCGTTTGTGATGGCGCAATTTACCGGTATTCCTTACAGCGAAATCTTGATCGTCTCCATCATGCCCGCGATTATCTACTTTGCTTGTACCTTGCTCTACGTGCATATCATGGCGTGCAAGCTTGGTTTAAAGGGTATGGACAACTATGAGAAGCTGATGGTTGTGCTTGAGCGAGGCTGGCACTTTTTAGTGCCATTGGTATTGATTACCGCCTTGCTGATGATGAGCTATTCACCCGTGCTGGTGGGTATCGCGGGATGCGCTGCCATCTTGATTGCCTCTATGCTGCGTAAACACAGCCGGATTACTTTTGCTCTGTTCTTTGAAGGCATGAAGCAGGGCGCAATCTTAGCTTTGCCCATTTCAGTCGCTTGTGCGACAGCGGGTATTGTTGTTGGGGTAGTGGGGCAAACCGGGATCGGCTTGCAGTTCACGCAGTTCCTGATTGCTCTTTCAGGCGGTTATCTGTTTAGCGCACTGGCGCTGATAGCGCTTGCTGCGGTGATATTGGGTATGGGCTTGCCCGTAACGGCGGCATATATCGTGCTATCGATTATGGCGGTACCTACATTGCTTGATTTTGGTGTGAGCTTACTTGCTGCACATATGATTGTGTTCTGGCTCTCGCAGACCTCGAATGTGACACCGCCGATTGCACTTGCCGCTTTCGCGGGGGCTGGGATTGCGAAATCTTCACCCATGCGCTCCGCCGTGCAAGCGTTTAAGTTGGCTCAGGGTTTCTTCCTCATTCCAATGATGATGGCGTTTTCTGGTTTGATTTGGGTTGATGGTGAAGTTGCAAGCTTTGTTCTCGCGACACTGAGTACCATTGCCTTGATTATTGCCTTTGCTGGAAGCATTGAAGGCTATATGTTCGGGCGCCTGACGGGTGTCGAGCGAATCATTTGGCTGGTAACCGCAATCGTGATGGTGTTTGGCACAGCGGCGTTAGAAATTGGCGGTATGATCGTACTCGCAGGCTTGGTTGCATGGAACATGCGCAAATCACAAAGCGTTGCAACGGCAACCTAG